A single window of Hyla sarda isolate aHylSar1 chromosome 2, aHylSar1.hap1, whole genome shotgun sequence DNA harbors:
- the LSM10 gene encoding U7 snRNA-associated Sm-like protein LSm10 isoform X1 → MAQSGNKGLQSSRGGVTMAGETGPGAIMEVSHSVKERTIAENSLVILLQGLHGLVTTVDLRNESSATGIILNVDAFMNIRLKKVIYTDRHGQKAKLDDLFVTGRNVRYVHIPEEVDIIHTIEEQLKKIQSVRGFAKGRKEFSSKKSK, encoded by the exons atggcGCAGAGTGGTAACAAGGGCcttcaatcaagccgagggggcgtcACTATGGCCGGAGAGACAGGACCTG gtgcaaTCATGGAGGTCAGTCACTCTGTTAAGGAGAGAACAATTGCTGAAAACAGCCTAGTAATTCTTTTGCAGGGGTTGCATGGACTTGTCACCACTGTTGACTTACGGAATGAAAGCTCTGCTACGGGGATAATATTAAATGTAGATGCTTTTATGAATATACGCCTGAAAAAAGTTATCTACACAGATCGCCATGGCCAGAAGGCTAAACTAGATGACTTGTTTGTTACTGGACGCAATGTGAGGTATGTTCATATCCCTGAAGAAGTTGACATAATCCATACTATTGAAGAACAGCTGAAGAAGATACAAAGTGTACGGGGGTTTGCAAAgggaagaaaagaattttcttcaAAAAAGTCCAAGTGA
- the LSM10 gene encoding U7 snRNA-associated Sm-like protein LSm10 isoform X2 yields the protein MEVSHSVKERTIAENSLVILLQGLHGLVTTVDLRNESSATGIILNVDAFMNIRLKKVIYTDRHGQKAKLDDLFVTGRNVRYVHIPEEVDIIHTIEEQLKKIQSVRGFAKGRKEFSSKKSK from the coding sequence ATGGAGGTCAGTCACTCTGTTAAGGAGAGAACAATTGCTGAAAACAGCCTAGTAATTCTTTTGCAGGGGTTGCATGGACTTGTCACCACTGTTGACTTACGGAATGAAAGCTCTGCTACGGGGATAATATTAAATGTAGATGCTTTTATGAATATACGCCTGAAAAAAGTTATCTACACAGATCGCCATGGCCAGAAGGCTAAACTAGATGACTTGTTTGTTACTGGACGCAATGTGAGGTATGTTCATATCCCTGAAGAAGTTGACATAATCCATACTATTGAAGAACAGCTGAAGAAGATACAAAGTGTACGGGGGTTTGCAAAgggaagaaaagaattttcttcaAAAAAGTCCAAGTGA